A stretch of the Arachis stenosperma cultivar V10309 chromosome 6, arast.V10309.gnm1.PFL2, whole genome shotgun sequence genome encodes the following:
- the LOC130936283 gene encoding uncharacterized protein LOC130936283 translates to MSLPSKCLCCNVASLTLSSLSPLPPPPAPAVCTSTYYHNPAPLIHKSPFQQVDHLTTRGKEKPWSRRKRRLRLRPLSASVPAPPPLDLTEDNVRQVLVDARAELGQIFDTSVGITGTVELAELDGPFVKISLKGRFWHKRSDVVARVANYLKQRIPEILEVDIEDEKQLDDSPENF, encoded by the exons ATGTCACTGCCTTCAAAGTGCCTCTGTTGCAATGTAGCCTCACTCACACTCTCATCATTatctcctcttcctcctcctcctgcACCTGCTGTATGCACCTCCACTTATTACCATAACCCTGCCCCACTTATCCACAAATCTCCATTTCAACAAGTGGACCACCTAACAACACGTGGCAAAGAAAAACCATGGAGCaggaggaagaggaggttgaGGCTGAGACCTCTTTCAGCATCTGTCCCGGCTCCGCCGCCACTCGACCTCACAGAAGACAATGTGAGACAGGTGTTGGTTGATGCTCGCGCGGAGCTGGGACAGATCTTTGACACTTCAGTTGGCATCACTG GAACGGTTGAATTGGCAGAGTTAGATGGACCTTTCGTGAAGATCAGCCTCAAGGGTCGCTTTTGGCACAAGCGTTCCGATGTCGTAGCCAGAGTCGCTAATTATCTCAAACAGAGGATCCCT GAGATTTTGGAGGTTGATATAGAAGACGAGAAACAATTGGATGACAGTCCGGAGAACTTTTGA